From the Ensifer adhaerens genome, the window GGGAATTCCCTGGAGTAGGTGCGAGTTTGCCTCGCGCCGTCGCCCTATGGGCGCGGCTTCTCCCAGGCCGGAACGGTGTCGTCGTCGATCAGCGGCTCCTGCGCCATCTGCTGGGCGACCGGGCTCGTCACGTCGGGGCCAGGTGTCGGCATCACGCTCGTTGCCTGGAAATCGGTCTTGGTGACCAGGCCCTTGTGCTGCTCGCGCTGGAGAATGCGCAAGGCGGCATAGCCGCCGTAGAGGGCGAAGTAGACGGCGAGAACGAGAAACAGCGACGCCGGGCCGAAACGATCCATGACCGGGCCGACCATCAGCGGGCCCGAGATCGTGCCGAGCCCATAGGTGATCATCAGGCCGGAAGACGTCTCGACATATTCGTTTGGCCTGGCGAGGTCGTTCGCATGCGCGACGTTCAGGGCGTAGATCGGAAACAGCACCGAACCGATGCAGGCGGCGATGATGTAGAGCACCGTCGGCTGGCTGCCGATCGATGCCGACATCACCAGGCAGGAGACGACGCCGATCACGCCGCAGCCGACCATGACGATGCGCCGGTCGATCTTGTCGGAGAGGCGGCCGATCGGGATTTGCGAAATCGCGCTGCCGGTCAACAGCGAGGCGAGCAGCGTCGCACCTTCGGCGGTGGAAAGGCCGATCTGTTGGGTGAACACGCCGCCGAGATTGAGCCAGGCGCCGGAGAGCGCGCCGGCCAGAAAGCCGCCAACGACGGCAACCGGAGAGCGGCGGAAGAGCGCTGGGATATCGAACTTCGCCTGCGCCGGGGGAGCCGGCATGGGCGAGGAGGAAAGCGCCGTCGGCAGCAGTGCCAGGGAGAACAGAACGCTGCAGAGCATAAATAGCGACGTATTGGTGGGGTCCCCGAGCGGCACCATGTATTGCCCGCCGATGGTGCCGACCATCGTCGTGATCAGGTAGAGCGAAAAGAGGAGGCCGCGGTTTTCGTTGGTGACGCGTTCGTTGAGCCAGCTCTCAATGACCAGATAGCTGCCCGAGATGGCGAAACCGGCGATCGCGCGAAAGGCGATCCAGGCGCGCCAGTCGACGACGAGGCCGCAGAGCAGGATCGCGATCGACAGAAGCGTGATCAGCGCCGTGAACACACGCACGTGACCGACCCGCAGCACGAATTTGGGTGTGACGATGCAGGAAAGCGTGAAGCCGACCGTATAGCCGGTGGCGATCACCGAGACCGTCAGCGTTGACCAGCTTTCGGCGACGGAGCGTACCGGGATGACATAGCTCTGCAGGCCGAAGGCGACCATCATGAGCAGGGTCGATACCATCAGGCTGAAGACGGAAGCGAGGCTGGCCAGCATCGGCGCTCCTGAAAACGTAACGCGCCCGCATCAAGGCCGATGGCGGGCAAGCGCAGCTGGAGCGAGCTCGGTCTGGCGGATGCCGGATGAGCCTGACACTCCAAGGTCATAGGGAGTGTGGCTCTATCCAGTTTTTTGGGCCCTGTCGATTGCGACAGGCGATGGCAAAAAGGCGGTAAAGCCTCTTTGCCGGCAGCGATCAGTTCGGCAGGAGCGGGCTCACGACCACGCGATGGGCGCGGCGAGCATCCTTCTTGGTGCTGAGAGCCGTGTATTCGCGCGAGGCACGAACGGCTGTGCCGATGTCGGAGATCGAATCGAACAGAACCTTGAGGCTTGCGATGGGCTTGGTCATGGTTTCGTTCCTTTCATCGTCGTCACCGATTGTGGCGACACGGGCACGCGACACGCAGTGACGCATGTCGCGTGGGGATCAGCGCTGAATGAAGTCGGCGAAAATCTGCGCCGGACGGGTCGTCCGGGCGAGGCCTATCGCGGTCATCTGCTCGTTGGCTGCCGTGCCGAAGCGGTTGAACGGCGTCCGCTGAGCAGCACCGGCGTACCGGAGCGTCTCAAAGCTGCTGTGGATCGGACGAAAGCGGGCAGTCATGGTTCAATTCCTTAATCCCATTCCTCCCGTATACACATATTGCGCTGCAACATCGCATTTTGCAATGCGTCATAATGCGCCGCTGATATGCGCAGACCGCATGGCTTTCTTCATTCTTTGTTCATAAAGCCGGCATGCGGACGAATGCCGCGTTTGCGCCTAGCGCTTCGGTGCGGATCAGCCTTGGATCCGGGCCTTGAAGGCAAGCAGGTCCTGCCAGGCGAAGCGCTTGTTGACTGGCGCTGTCACCAGATCTTGAGGGTGCAGGGTCGCAAGCGTCGGCACCGTGATGCCGCCGATTGCAAGCTCCCGCCATTCGCCGCGAAGTTGATGGATCGTATCGCTGCCGCCGAGGAAGAAGCGGGCCGTGAAATTGCCGAGCAGAAGCAGGTGCTTGGGCTCGGCGAGCGCGATCTGCCTCTCGATGAAGGGGCGGCAGATATCGGCCTCGCGCGCCGTCGGCACACGGTTGCCTGGCGGGCGCCAGGGCACGACGTTGCTGAGCAGCACGGTTTCGCGCGCCAGGCCGATGCCGGAGAGCATTCGGGTCAGCATCTCGCCGAGGCGGCCGGCAAAAGGCTGGCCGTCGCGATCGTCGTCGGCATAGGGCATGGGGCCGACGATCATGATACCGCTCGCCGGGTCCCCTTCGGCAAAGACGAGATTGCGGGCGCTGTTCCTGAGATTGCAGCCGGCAAAGCCTTCCATCGCAACCCTGAGCTCGGCCAGCGATCGGGCTGATTCGGCGGCAAAGCGCGCCTCCTCGATTGCCTGTGCATCGGGAATGGCGACAGCGGGAGCATTCGCGGCCGGAGCGGGCGCACGGGATGGAGCGGGGGCAGCGGCCGTCGCTGGTTGGCGCGCTGCCGGTTGCGCGGCGGGCGCCTCTGCACGGCTGCTGACTGCCGCTGCGCGTGCGTTACCGCGCGCCGCCTTCATCGCCTCGAATTCGGCGAAGCGGTCGACAGGCTCCTCCTCCAGCAGCCATTCTACGCCCGCATCCGCATGGAAGGCGAGGAGGGCGGCAAGCTGTGCCGGAGAGAGATCGTGGGCGGAAATCATGGGCATCAACCTAACCCATAAGCCGCCGGACCGGAAACGCTTTTCCGGCCCCCGACATGCCTATCCAAGGTCATTGGGGACGTCAGCCTCAGGCCGCGTTCGCCGTCCAGTGGGCAATGTCTTCGTGCTCGCCGATCAGCGCCAGTCCATGGGCGATCGACAGCAGTTCACCGCCACTTTCGATGCGGTCGGCTTCGAAGCGTCGCTCGAAAATACCGCGGACGGCCGGAACGAACGATGTACCGCCGGTCAGAAACACCTTGTCGATCGCTTCTGGTGCCGTCGCAGTCGACTGCAGCACTTCATCGAGCGCACCCTCGATGCGGGCCAGTTCCGGCGCGATCCAGCCTTCGAAGTCGCTACGGCGAACCGTGCGGCGCGACATTTCGCCGAGCGGCGTAAAGTAGAACTCGGTTTCGTCCTCCTGCGACAGTCGCATCTTCGTCGCCGAGATCGCGTTGTAGAGCGGATAGCCCTCGTCATGTTCGATCAGATCGACGAAGGCTTCGAGCTTCTCGGGCTCCAGGCTCTGTCGCACGAGCTTTTTCAGATCGGTGAAATCTTTCAATGTCTTGAAGATCGAAAGCTGATTCCAGCGGCCGAAGTTTGCGTAGTAGTTGGACGGCACTTCAAGCAGCTTGTCGAAGCTCTTGAAGAGACTCCCCTTTCCGATCAGCGGCGAGACGACATTGTCGATGATGCGGAAGTCGAAATGGTCGCCGGCGATGCCGACACCAGAATGCCCGATCGGGCGCGCGGTCAGGCGGCCCGCCTTGGTCTCGAAGCGGATCAGCGAATAGTCGGTGGTGCCGCCGCCAAAATCGGCAACGAGGACTGTGGCGTCCTGCTTCAGATTCTGGGCGAAGTAAAATGCGGCCGCCACGGGTTCATAGACATAATGCACCTCGGGAAAGCCGAATTCGGAGAGCGCTGCGCCGTAGCGTTCGAGAGCGAGCGCCGGATCGGGGCTGGAGCCGGCGAAGTGCACCGGTCGACCGACAACGATCCGGCTATACTCATCCGCCCAGCCGTCGCCGGCATAGTCGCGCAGCTTCGTCAGGAACACCCGCATCAGGTCCTCGAAGCTGTGGCGCTTGGCAAACACCTGCGTGCCCTGGAAGAGGGGGCTTGCGGCAAAGGTCTTGATCGACTGCAGAAAACGGCAGTCGCCCGGATTGTCGATGAAGGCGCGGATTGCCGCCTGGCCGGCTTCGACCTTCAGCGCCTGGGCGCCGAGGTTGGCGTCCTTCATGAAGGAGAGCGCCGTGCGCAT encodes:
- a CDS encoding Hsp70 family protein produces the protein MAKALGFDFGTTNSVLAVAAGDTTHSVQFDSLAGTTDAMRTALSFMKDANLGAQALKVEAGQAAIRAFIDNPGDCRFLQSIKTFAASPLFQGTQVFAKRHSFEDLMRVFLTKLRDYAGDGWADEYSRIVVGRPVHFAGSSPDPALALERYGAALSEFGFPEVHYVYEPVAAAFYFAQNLKQDATVLVADFGGGTTDYSLIRFETKAGRLTARPIGHSGVGIAGDHFDFRIIDNVVSPLIGKGSLFKSFDKLLEVPSNYYANFGRWNQLSIFKTLKDFTDLKKLVRQSLEPEKLEAFVDLIEHDEGYPLYNAISATKMRLSQEDETEFYFTPLGEMSRRTVRRSDFEGWIAPELARIEGALDEVLQSTATAPEAIDKVFLTGGTSFVPAVRGIFERRFEADRIESGGELLSIAHGLALIGEHEDIAHWTANAA
- a CDS encoding uracil-DNA glycosylase; translation: MISAHDLSPAQLAALLAFHADAGVEWLLEEEPVDRFAEFEAMKAARGNARAAAVSSRAEAPAAQPAARQPATAAAPAPSRAPAPAANAPAVAIPDAQAIEEARFAAESARSLAELRVAMEGFAGCNLRNSARNLVFAEGDPASGIMIVGPMPYADDDRDGQPFAGRLGEMLTRMLSGIGLARETVLLSNVVPWRPPGNRVPTAREADICRPFIERQIALAEPKHLLLLGNFTARFFLGGSDTIHQLRGEWRELAIGGITVPTLATLHPQDLVTAPVNKRFAWQDLLAFKARIQG
- a CDS encoding MFS transporter gives rise to the protein MLASLASVFSLMVSTLLMMVAFGLQSYVIPVRSVAESWSTLTVSVIATGYTVGFTLSCIVTPKFVLRVGHVRVFTALITLLSIAILLCGLVVDWRAWIAFRAIAGFAISGSYLVIESWLNERVTNENRGLLFSLYLITTMVGTIGGQYMVPLGDPTNTSLFMLCSVLFSLALLPTALSSSPMPAPPAQAKFDIPALFRRSPVAVVGGFLAGALSGAWLNLGGVFTQQIGLSTAEGATLLASLLTGSAISQIPIGRLSDKIDRRIVMVGCGVIGVVSCLVMSASIGSQPTVLYIIAACIGSVLFPIYALNVAHANDLARPNEYVETSSGLMITYGLGTISGPLMVGPVMDRFGPASLFLVLAVYFALYGGYAALRILQREQHKGLVTKTDFQATSVMPTPGPDVTSPVAQQMAQEPLIDDDTVPAWEKPRP